Within Wyeomyia smithii strain HCP4-BCI-WySm-NY-G18 chromosome 2, ASM2978416v1, whole genome shotgun sequence, the genomic segment ttcgatatcattattttatttcaaaacttgaaaaagggtTAACTACTTCGGCCTgttgctgttgatttttcgacttttcatggCTGAGGAAGGCAACTCGGCTCCTTGTGTAAATTACAAACGAATTATCTGGTATTATCTTATGTCTAGTACAAAGGGCACGTTTGGGGCGCGCAGAAAATGTCTTTCTCtcaaaaatttcatcaattCACTCAGCTAAACTCAAGATATAATTTAGAATCAATGTGTACCTCATGTTTCAGAGtattttcacataaattttcaatttattttgaaccgttctttggaacaattttctgtcatttgaGACTTACATTAATTCCTGGTTTAATTAAACTGTTTAAATGAAGCgatatttgtaactttctgcactCTCTGGTTGAGATTTTCGGCGTTCGCTTTTAAATCCTatatattttcacaaatttgttattgtaatttgtaattttaagttTTATCCTTCCCTGGGTTTCGTAAgtttttgttggcgatttgtaacctaagattcaaatcttgttttttttttaaagaatatttttacgtcAATTATAAATAATTCGGTACACAACTTTAAAACATACTCAGACATAAATGACATCAGACGTTGATCCTGTGAAGTGgtgattgttttgatgtttgatcggCACTTACTGTCCTaatcagtgcgaatgagaaggaagacaaattagagaaaaataatcgcagccaaccgttaatatacagaacaattgcggggctagcgctaggatcctattgactctaacggtcgtCTCTCTTAGCCGAGATTTTAACATTTGACGACCGGCTTGTTACTGCAGCATCTTACCCCGAGAATGAATTAAATGGTAGCTTGAGTCTTCCAGTGTTTGTGAACTGGCAGAAAATATACAACAGATatacaacagatcccaagcatgtagtaaatgaaaaataatgttcaaaataaatatgacaaatttcccggtttagtattgaaattcccggctttctcccggttttcccggttcattTTCGAATTCCCGGTTTTAcaggttttcccggttcgctggccaccctgcacactagcaaatgcatccaatgaaaagaacgttctggaaagcttctcagtgtttattttccccccagaaatactttattcgcactgccagtgataacgcaaagatgtgatctgcatcttatcagacattgaattaaacgaCAAATTGTCCTtatcaggatgaaataaaaacctaattggagagttaatattttcttttaaatcaatttacactttcaagaaatttggaacagatatatatttggcttcatctccgtgtctcagaacgtactgaattatcttttccttcagtcatgagcacaacatccaaaaaactttcattatcagcataaaaaataatttttcgcataattgaaattcaaaaattatcaagtgcatatcatgacaagcaactatattattgagaatggtcaatccttattgaagcgcgaaattcgactgatctgattagtcgttgatatgattgcttcccaagcacggtcgacagaatcatagaccttgcatagcagcgtatagcactaaaacattggcatggatacggatagcgtagcagttgcagcgggtttagcatcgataacagctgatgcagtgaggcactttagtgaaatgcagtctctgcgcgatagcgggcactagtaaatgcattcaattaaaaattttgacaacacataagccgtctagttttgagtgttaaatcagcttttcactgtttattttatcacaaggaatactttattcgcactgttaGTGATAACgctaagatgtgatcggtatcttatccgatattgaattgaacaaattaaaaaatgactgacatgcaagcagccgggttttctttcttgtaaaagtattctacttcatccttgcggtcgtggctttgcacacaaccctcctgtgatttttctcgttaaaaaagcataatgttcgttaattctgtttCGTTTATGAATGccagcgcaatttcattaatttttagtgtctctcaatccaatcaatacgAAAATTGTggcaaaacgtaaataaaaatgcttggctattgtaacatgtggagaagatttggattgcgaattgattgaagaagtgGAACTAtatattgatggtctttcaaaaatcagtAATGATGCTGCCGTTACTGTCTCGGCTtgctatgtcgtcgatatgcgactccatcaacatccttggactaagaactaaacaccttttctagttatcttcttcttttccttttagtttcagtttttctttcagtaaaatcgttcttattaagaaaaaatgcattcctaacaaatttctcgattttcaatcaattattaccaaagaaggcgggtataaaaacgtgacgtaataaaggggggggggtcaaggaagtggtgacagcttgtgacaagggggagggggggagttgaattttcccaaattttgcgtgacatcattaatggatcgtcccttatTTGTGATTGAaagaaaaactttcaaaattcatacaaattgttatgaaatacATAACATTCATGTCTAAAAACCATGTCATCGAAAGTTGCACACACCTAAACACGATTAGTCAGAGATGAgaaatcaaattgaattttcaagtGCTCATTGATATTATATTGCATTGTTTAAACATACTTAAATACTTTGTTCGCAGCCAGCAACAACGGATAAGCTTCGTTGTGGCAATCGCCATGAAAATCATCCGTGTCGACCGTCCACAGCATGACACCACCCAAATTTTTGTCCTTGGCATATTGTGCCTTTTCTGTTACCGTTTCCCTATCATCATACGTTACCCATTGATCGTTCAGGACAGCGATTTTCACTCCGATGTTTCGCAATGGCTTGACATTCCACTTGCCTTCATGCATCATTGCACACAACTCATTAAAGCCAAGAGTTCCTGCGTTCTTCGTGAAGGGCCCCGCTCGTCCTGGACCTTGAGCATCGATACCTGGCATGGCTCGTCCGGAAAATTCCGGCTTTAAAGTATAAGTCTTAGCCACAGTCGGGATTCCGAGGTTAATTTTTGTCAGTGGACAACCACTCTTACGGATAAACGAGATGGCTCCATCAACGGAATCCGATCTCGTCGCCGGGTCGGGATATAACGGAGCATCTACGCTTGTTTTTTCCTTCACGCTGAAATCATAACCCATCAGATTTATAAAGTCCAAGATATCGCACATGGCTGTTAAGTTGTATGCTTCTTGGATAATACTTGTTGAAGCGCTCATCGCAATGGTCAGCATCTTCTTTCGGTGTTCAAATTTGTCACGTAATGCTTCTAGCAAGAGGATGAAATTCTCTCGATCCTCCGGTAGGCCACCTCTCTAgttaaaatatcgaaaaaatgaTTGGTATCTACGGCAAACTTGTAGCACCTACCATGGTTGGGAATTCCCAATCTAAGTCAAGACCATCGAATCCAAACTGAACCAAAAACCGTAGCGCATTATCCGCAAAGGCTATTCTGGTTTCCTCCGATTCCGCCATCTTAAAACCAAATCAAATGCTCATTCATTCACAATAACTTTGGTTCTTTTTTCAACCTACTAAAGAATACTTCTCCGAACCTTCGTTCCATCCGCCAACAGCCAAAATCACCTTTAGGCATGGATTTTCCTCTTTCAGCTCAACGACTTTAGCGTAACCCTCTGCAAATGAAAGTAATCCTCGGAATAGCTTATGAAAGTTACTTATCACCAACTATACAAACTGTTAACATTGATGTCGTTATAGTAGTCCAAAGAATCGATGCCTCCGGCCAAGTTCAACCCTGCAAAGGTGTACACCAAGTGGGTGCAATAGTTCGGAATAATGTAGCTGATGTTGAAGGCACCATTCCCATCACGATAAACCGACCAACTGGCGAAGTAGCACACAACATTATACCGCTCTGTGAATTATTTGATGAATTCAAGGGTTTTAACTTCACTTAAACTACTTGATCTCACTTGCTTCACATTTCTCTGCTACCGCACTTGATACTACCAAGAGAAGAAATATACTTAAACTGTTTAGAAGCAAGTTCATTTTGTCAATAATTGAGTGATCCAAGTATAAAAGTGGTCTTCTCTTCAGGGTATAAAATATAAACTGGCAGTTATTTATCGAGTAAAAAGTTCTGATAGGCTTTTATCTTATAGCGACAGTCAATTGCtttcaaaataattataattgacCCTGGAAGATGTTTGTAATCATATTTTTGTTATCAACAGGTAACTGATTAGctttgatttttcaatttgcttaattATGAGTGTCTcaacaaatcaaaaaaaaacccttGAGTGTTTTTGGACAAAACTGAAAGTTccgattttttctaaatttgttgTAAATTTGTGTCGTTAATTTCTACCTATTAACCAATATTCTCgatgaaaatgtttgtgacATTTTTCGAATTGAAATAGAACTTTCA encodes:
- the LOC129722628 gene encoding probable chitinase 2; protein product: MNLLLNSLSIFLLLVVSSAVAEKCEAKRYNVVCYFASWSVYRDGNGAFNISYIIPNYCTHLVYTFAGLNLAGGIDSLDYYNDINVNKGYAKVVELKEENPCLKVILAVGGWNEGSEKYSLMAESEETRIAFADNALRFLVQFGFDGLDLDWEFPTMRGGLPEDRENFILLLEALRDKFEHRKKMLTIAMSASTSIIQEAYNLTAMCDILDFINLMGYDFSVKEKTSVDAPLYPDPATRSDSVDGAISFIRKSGCPLTKINLGIPTVAKTYTLKPEFSGRAMPGIDAQGPGRAGPFTKNAGTLGFNELCAMMHEGKWNVKPLRNIGVKIAVLNDQWVTYDDRETVTEKAQYAKDKNLGGVMLWTVDTDDFHGDCHNEAYPLLLAANKVFKYV